The nucleotide sequence GCAGAGCGCCGCAAGACACGGGGTGGCCAGCCAGTTTATTCTGACCTGTCTATTGTGACCTGCCTGACACTTGGCATCGTTTACAACCAGCCGCTGCGCCAGACCGAAGGGTTTGTAGGCAGCCTGGTGAAGCTCATGGGGCTGGATTTGTTGGTGCCCGACTACTCGACCCTGTCACGTCGCGGGGCCGGTTTGATCTTGCCAATGAAAGCGCGCGCGTCGACGGATGGCCCTATCCACTTGGTGGTAGATAGCACGGGCCTGAAGATCTTTGGCGAAGGCGAGTGGCTGGAAAACAAGCACAAAACAAAGGCCAAACGCAAATCCTGGCGCAAGCTGCATCTTGGGCTGGACCTTGTCACCGGCGAAATTGCCTGCTCTGAACTGACCACCGATGA is from Roseinatronobacter monicus and encodes:
- a CDS encoding IS5 family transposase, giving the protein MPHKFNDGRRHKFEKKRYRITNWADYNESLRRRGDVTIWLSPEVEAAWRAERRKTRGGQPVYSDLSIVTCLTLGIVYNQPLRQTEGFVGSLVKLMGLDLLVPDYSTLSRRGAGLILPMKARASTDGPIHLVVDSTGLKIFGEGEWLENKHKTKAKRKSWRKLHLGLDLVTGEIACSELTTDDVGDPTALPELLDQIDGDVTRFIADGAYDGDPTSDLLVKLFGVDVEITIPP